Proteins encoded together in one Formosa sp. Hel3_A1_48 window:
- a CDS encoding YheT family hydrolase, translating to MPLVKSYFNPIFVFKNAFISTVYSGLFRQLNIKQKRERIILRDGDFLDLDWSYTAGQSNKLVILLHGMEGDGQRPYVTGVAKHFNSNGIDAVCVNFRSCSGELNKKFSSFHSGQTDDIKDVIAHVIKTYNYTSIFLKGISLGGNIILKYLGENDNIPQELKAAMAVSVPVDLAASSKALHQFKNILFHIYFMIGLKYKLMKKQRQFPDKISRKALYSVWTLRKLDEVYTAKANGFTNAADYYEKSSSLGFLSSIKTPVLLLNAKNDSFLTPSCFPLEMAKKSKYLHLETPEKGGHVGFIQKGYVYYNEKRALEFFRKFQ from the coding sequence ATGCCTTTAGTTAAATCTTACTTTAATCCTATTTTTGTATTTAAAAACGCCTTTATCTCAACAGTGTATTCTGGCTTGTTTAGGCAATTAAATATCAAACAAAAACGTGAACGCATCATTTTGCGTGATGGCGATTTTTTAGACTTAGACTGGAGTTACACAGCTGGCCAATCAAATAAGCTTGTCATTTTGTTGCATGGCATGGAGGGCGATGGGCAACGACCCTATGTGACTGGAGTAGCAAAGCACTTCAACAGCAATGGTATTGATGCTGTTTGTGTTAATTTTAGAAGTTGTAGCGGTGAATTAAATAAGAAGTTCTCTAGCTTTCACTCTGGGCAAACCGATGATATTAAAGACGTAATTGCTCATGTTATTAAGACTTACAACTATACTTCAATTTTTTTGAAAGGAATAAGTTTAGGGGGTAATATTATTTTGAAATATTTAGGGGAAAACGACAACATTCCTCAAGAACTTAAAGCAGCAATGGCAGTTTCAGTTCCTGTTGATTTGGCGGCTTCATCAAAAGCCTTGCATCAATTCAAAAACATCCTTTTTCATATTTACTTCATGATAGGGTTAAAATATAAATTGATGAAAAAACAACGGCAATTTCCAGATAAAATTTCGAGAAAAGCTCTGTACTCCGTATGGACTCTTCGAAAATTGGATGAGGTATATACTGCCAAAGCCAATGGTTTTACAAATGCGGCGGATTATTATGAAAAATCAAGTAGCTTAGGTTTTTTATCCTCTATAAAAACCCCTGTTTTATTACTCAATGCCAAAAATGATTCATTTCTAACGCCTTCTTGTTTTCCGCTAGAGATGGCTAAAAAGAGTAAATATTTACATTTAGAAACTCCTGAAAAAGGAGGTCATGTTGGATTTATTCAAAAGGGCTATGTTTATTATAATGAAAAAAGAGCCTTAGAATTTTTCAGAAAATTTCAATAA
- the tilS gene encoding tRNA lysidine(34) synthetase TilS → MLTAFNTHIENNFSGLTNQKILLAVSGGVDSMVLADLCLKSNFNISIAHCNFKLRGDESDADERFVLEYAKNNNLTVYSDHFDTADYVERNKLSVQMAARKLRYDFFDKLRDEYLFDAVLTAHHADDNLETFFINLSRGSGLDGLVGIPNKNKYVIRPLLLFTRAQILEYASENKLKWREDSSNASLCYQRNHLRHELMPALKTIYPSIINALQSTQNYLKSSQDLLNNHIKAVFDEVIEYSNTSEKHYSVSALKNLNPLRSYIFPLFRCYGFTDFDELYNLIDAQTGKQIHSKTHSLLKDRSVLILTKKSLNKKFYQKIEAENSTVRIYEYDISLKLENPSELGVSNHNTLFLDADKVQFPLVLRTWKEGDYFYPSGMSGKKKMSKFFKDQKLSIIEKSKVLLLCSNDAVIWVLGMRSDARFLADKKTIKLLKINILNAFS, encoded by the coding sequence ATGCTAACAGCTTTCAATACACATATAGAAAATAATTTTTCTGGATTAACGAATCAAAAGATTTTGTTGGCCGTTTCAGGTGGGGTGGATAGTATGGTTCTTGCTGATCTGTGTTTAAAATCAAATTTTAATATTTCAATCGCACATTGTAATTTCAAATTACGAGGCGATGAAAGTGATGCAGATGAAAGGTTTGTTCTAGAATATGCAAAAAATAATAATTTGACAGTCTATTCTGACCATTTCGATACAGCTGATTATGTTGAAAGAAATAAGTTGTCTGTACAGATGGCAGCACGAAAATTACGCTACGATTTTTTTGATAAGCTTCGTGATGAATACCTTTTTGATGCGGTACTTACTGCTCACCACGCCGATGATAATTTAGAAACCTTCTTCATCAATTTAAGCCGAGGATCAGGACTAGATGGATTGGTTGGGATTCCCAACAAAAATAAATATGTTATCAGGCCTTTGTTGTTGTTTACTAGAGCTCAAATTCTTGAATATGCTTCAGAAAATAAACTCAAATGGCGTGAAGACAGTAGCAATGCGAGTTTGTGTTATCAGCGCAATCATCTACGGCATGAATTGATGCCTGCTTTAAAGACTATTTACCCATCAATCATCAATGCCTTGCAAAGTACCCAAAACTACCTTAAATCATCCCAAGACTTGCTAAATAACCATATTAAAGCCGTTTTTGATGAAGTTATAGAATATTCGAATACATCTGAGAAGCATTATTCAGTATCCGCTTTAAAAAATCTTAATCCGTTACGTTCGTACATATTTCCTCTGTTCCGCTGTTATGGGTTTACGGATTTTGATGAGCTTTATAATTTGATTGATGCGCAGACGGGGAAGCAGATTCATTCTAAAACCCACTCGCTTTTAAAAGATCGATCTGTGTTAATTCTTACTAAAAAATCATTAAATAAAAAATTTTACCAGAAAATTGAAGCTGAAAACTCTACAGTGCGTATCTACGAATATGATATCTCATTAAAACTTGAAAACCCAAGTGAATTGGGTGTTTCAAATCATAATACATTGTTTTTAGATGCTGACAAAGTTCAGTTTCCACTGGTATTGCGTACTTGGAAGGAAGGTGATTATTTCTATCCTTCAGGGATGTCTGGTAAAAAGAAGATGAGTAAGTTTTTTAAAGACCAAAAGTTATCAATAATAGAAAAATCTAAAGTTTTGCTTCTGTGTTCTAATGATGCAGTAATTTGGGTTTTAGGAATGCGCTCAGACGCTCGTTTTTTAGCAGATAAAAAAACAATCAAATTATTGAAAATCAATATATTAAATGCCTTTAGTTAA